In Candidatus Poribacteria bacterium, the following proteins share a genomic window:
- a CDS encoding LamG domain-containing protein yields MKQIFWFVIIGSLCIAINPLSAELLDDAAGIWLFDEGKGGVAADTSGNGNDGEVSGAKWTEGKFGGALEFEPPHVVRVEPSDSLNFKDQMTIATWVYMNKGVSDTAIRRNGSYLLEVQSGGERVPGGYVFGIWSGGGFTGGVWGKTVVEPEKWYHIVGLYDGSEMKLYVDGTLESAVKQGGDVDQAGELLFGTFGGEKFIGRLDEIVFFDRGITEAEIAALMKGVEAVLPVSPNGLLTTTWGRIKSR; encoded by the coding sequence TATAGCGATAAATCCTCTTTCAGCGGAGTTGCTGGATGACGCAGCAGGTATCTGGCTTTTTGATGAGGGTAAAGGTGGTGTCGCAGCGGATACGTCGGGCAACGGAAACGATGGTGAGGTGAGTGGTGCGAAATGGACAGAGGGTAAGTTCGGCGGCGCGCTGGAATTTGAACCGCCTCATGTTGTGAGGGTTGAGCCTTCTGATAGCCTCAATTTCAAGGATCAGATGACTATTGCAACTTGGGTTTACATGAATAAAGGTGTTTCCGATACCGCTATTCGGCGGAATGGTTCTTATCTATTGGAAGTTCAATCTGGAGGTGAAAGGGTGCCGGGGGGTTATGTCTTCGGTATCTGGTCCGGTGGTGGGTTTACTGGCGGTGTCTGGGGTAAAACCGTCGTTGAACCTGAAAAATGGTATCACATCGTTGGACTCTACGATGGCAGTGAAATGAAACTTTATGTGGATGGTACGCTTGAGTCTGCCGTTAAGCAGGGTGGTGATGTAGATCAGGCAGGCGAACTACTTTTCGGTACCTTTGGTGGTGAAAAGTTCATCGGTAGATTGGACGAGATTGTCTTCTTTGACCGCGGCATCACGGAGGCGGAGATTGCGGCGTTGATGAAAGGTGTAGAGGCAGTCTTACCCGTTTCCCCAAACGGATTACTTACAACCACTTGGGGACGGATCAAGAGTCGCTAA
- a CDS encoding Uma2 family endonuclease, whose translation MADIETNQPRPIVPAAQQNLLTADDLAKQPENGTRYELVKGVLQKMPPAGFEHGICAAEIGSRLNVHVKTHKLGYVCGAETGFRIAQNPDTVRAPDAAFVCQASIERQGIVRGYWEGAPDLVVEVISPGDTYAEVAEKVEEWLTAGCRMVWVVNPRRETVEIYRPNVDFAILRGTDTLDGGDVVEGFQCQVQDIFV comes from the coding sequence GTGGCAGACATCGAAACGAATCAACCAAGACCTATAGTGCCAGCTGCGCAGCAGAACCTGTTAACGGCTGACGATTTGGCTAAACAGCCTGAGAATGGCACGCGCTATGAACTCGTGAAAGGAGTACTCCAGAAAATGCCGCCTGCTGGATTTGAGCACGGCATCTGCGCCGCTGAAATCGGAAGCAGACTTAACGTCCATGTCAAAACGCATAAATTAGGATATGTTTGTGGTGCCGAAACAGGTTTTAGGATTGCCCAAAATCCAGATACCGTACGCGCGCCAGATGCTGCCTTCGTTTGTCAAGCGTCAATTGAACGACAAGGTATTGTCAGAGGCTATTGGGAGGGGGCTCCCGATTTGGTTGTTGAAGTCATTTCCCCCGGTGATACTTATGCCGAGGTTGCCGAAAAGGTGGAAGAATGGTTAACTGCCGGTTGTAGAATGGTGTGGGTTGTTAATCCACGTAGGGAAACGGTAGAAATCTATCGTCCCAATGTGGATTTCGCCATTTTACGAGGGACCGACACACTTGATGGCGGTGATGTTGTTGAAGGTTTCCAATGTCAGGTTCAAGACATCTTTGTGTAA
- a CDS encoding phytanoyl-CoA dioxygenase family protein — translation MRRWQPSPVQKAQYETEGYFILRNLISKDVAAQLRGVIQNHIMLPDPGDFVDIDPMDPMEDSPQGRIARYRKLSNFCVQSPLIWHNVHAAPEVLNIARYFLGDDIIMKFNSCFLKPSLTGSATPWHQDNGLWRDGETEPFNFWIPLEPATRKNGCMQFIPGSHKTEIVEHVLYSDSIHGELPRETVQGMIEKHGVHHIELDTGDVVIWHSSMWHYSPPNKSEKSRIAVAGVYTNPEIVKTSKRFWHNFRWVMKEGSVCTQFPPEIVEMKIENPQKPKPFPSAEDY, via the coding sequence ATGAGGCGATGGCAACCGTCACCTGTCCAGAAAGCACAATATGAGACCGAAGGCTACTTTATCCTCCGGAATCTTATCTCAAAGGATGTGGCAGCACAACTCCGCGGCGTAATCCAGAACCACATCATGCTACCCGATCCAGGGGATTTCGTCGATATCGATCCGATGGATCCGATGGAGGACTCACCGCAAGGACGTATCGCTCGCTATCGTAAACTCAGTAACTTCTGTGTCCAGTCACCGCTGATATGGCACAACGTACATGCTGCGCCAGAAGTGCTCAACATCGCACGCTATTTTCTGGGTGACGACATCATTATGAAGTTCAATAGTTGCTTCCTCAAACCGTCGCTTACAGGTAGCGCGACCCCGTGGCACCAAGACAATGGACTTTGGCGCGATGGCGAAACGGAGCCTTTCAACTTCTGGATACCGCTTGAACCCGCAACTCGGAAAAATGGATGCATGCAGTTTATTCCTGGTAGCCACAAAACAGAGATCGTTGAACACGTCTTGTATTCCGATAGCATACACGGCGAACTACCACGCGAAACTGTTCAGGGGATGATCGAAAAGCACGGCGTGCATCATATTGAATTGGATACCGGAGATGTTGTCATCTGGCACAGCAGTATGTGGCACTACAGTCCGCCAAACAAGAGCGAAAAGAGCCGTATTGCTGTCGCCGGGGTCTATACAAACCCAGAAATTGTCAAAACAAGCAAACGCTTCTGGCACAATTTCAGGTGGGTGATGAAGGAGGGTTCTGTCTGCACACAATTTCCACCGGAAATCGTCGAGATGAAAATCGAAAACCCCCAGAAACCGAAGCCGTTCCCATCTGCTGAGGACTACTAA
- a CDS encoding peroxiredoxin family protein produces the protein MQSKLINNRLINFGGHVQFSCPVNSVCFLVLLAAVVFLCLACDNAERATNIITAPEDAAEQLPPGEGLDIGALAPEFTLPDGDGKSRSLSEYRGQKLVIVFYRTGTUGTCQAQLGELQDGYGDIQAEGAELIAISADPLAIVSSVQEKLQITYLLLADEDTKTIADYNVVDPSEIEVARPATYIIDQDGRVAWKYLDAKSGKRIGPDPIVAQLNKF, from the coding sequence ATGCAATCTAAACTGATAAACAATCGCCTCATAAATTTTGGGGGACACGTGCAGTTTTCGTGTCCGGTTAATTCAGTATGCTTTTTAGTTCTATTGGCGGCTGTCGTTTTCTTATGCCTTGCTTGCGACAACGCAGAGCGTGCAACAAACATTATAACAGCACCCGAGGACGCAGCCGAGCAACTCCCGCCCGGTGAAGGGTTAGATATCGGGGCACTCGCCCCTGAATTCACGCTTCCAGATGGCGATGGGAAATCCCGTAGTCTGTCGGAATACCGCGGACAGAAGTTGGTTATTGTCTTCTATCGCACTGGCACGTGAGGCACCTGTCAAGCGCAACTCGGTGAGTTGCAAGACGGTTATGGAGACATTCAAGCTGAAGGTGCCGAACTGATTGCCATCAGTGCCGATCCGCTGGCTATTGTTAGTTCAGTACAAGAGAAGCTTCAAATCACCTATCTCTTACTCGCGGATGAAGACACGAAGACGATCGCTGACTATAATGTCGTTGATCCAAGTGAAATCGAGGTCGCACGTCCAGCGACCTATATTATTGATCAGGATGGGCGTGTCGCGTGGAAATACCTTGACGCGAAGAGCGGTAAACGCATCGGACCTGATCCGATTGTCGCACAGTTAAATAAATTTTAA
- a CDS encoding sugar phosphate isomerase/epimerase, whose protein sequence is MSTYGPHAAGEVLNLASKGCCVSPEDKESFEMIDVCFFADEVSKTDFEEAIKLGVEAGANTVEIRGGVWGKHVTEIDDDDVQRAQDVLSAYNVRVASIGSPFGKCSIDEPQEYEQHRKHFDRMVTLAHAFDTEVIRGFTFWNPNRRIKGAPRPNINDYMERIVEKLSLVVPIAESADVTLCFENESACLAGTCEETRAVINALGNSPALTSCWDVNNGLHCGENPLPDGYVHIKGLVRHLHIKPNAEKNLNPIGDTDLHYEQLLETLAADGFTGAASIEHWGQPQDMLKGVRQLRALVDAM, encoded by the coding sequence GTGAGTACCTACGGCCCGCACGCCGCTGGCGAGGTTTTAAACCTCGCCAGCAAGGGGTGCTGCGTAAGTCCTGAAGATAAGGAGTCCTTTGAGATGATTGATGTCTGCTTTTTTGCTGACGAGGTCTCTAAGACCGATTTTGAGGAAGCCATTAAACTCGGTGTTGAAGCCGGTGCGAATACCGTCGAAATACGCGGCGGTGTTTGGGGCAAACATGTAACTGAAATTGACGATGACGATGTTCAACGTGCCCAGGATGTGCTCAGCGCTTATAACGTCCGGGTCGCCAGTATCGGGTCTCCGTTTGGGAAGTGCTCGATTGACGAGCCACAGGAGTATGAGCAACACCGGAAGCACTTTGATCGAATGGTTACATTGGCACACGCTTTTGATACCGAAGTGATTCGCGGGTTTACGTTTTGGAATCCAAATCGGCGCATTAAAGGGGCACCGCGTCCAAACATTAACGACTACATGGAGCGCATCGTCGAAAAACTCTCGCTTGTCGTTCCGATTGCGGAGAGCGCGGACGTTACGCTCTGCTTTGAAAATGAGAGTGCGTGTTTGGCTGGAACCTGCGAAGAGACGCGTGCGGTCATCAATGCGCTCGGAAATAGTCCTGCACTCACCTCTTGTTGGGATGTCAATAACGGGTTACATTGTGGTGAAAATCCGTTGCCGGACGGATATGTGCATATTAAAGGACTTGTGCGGCATCTGCATATAAAACCCAATGCGGAGAAAAACCTCAATCCAATCGGTGATACGGATTTGCACTACGAGCAGCTGCTGGAAACGTTAGCTGCCGACGGATTCACTGGCGCAGCGAGTATTGAACATTGGGGACAACCGCAAGATATGTTAAAAGGCGTGCGGCAACTGCGTGCTTTAGTTGATGCTATGTAG
- a CDS encoding GDSL-type esterase/lipase family protein, producing the protein MQLKPDAPQLTWQGAVSLQKTEDGIMPWRTPHSSHVLFPEPLLERSAMPAGVRISFRSNTTRVSGNITPQKESGMLDLCCDGEVIASLDLAQKDTFAFENLPDGEKLIELWLPQFGRFQLRSLEIDDGATLNAFTDTRPRWVTYGSSITQCRTAASPTQTWPAIVARTHGLNLTCLGYGGQCHLDAMVARMIRDLPANYISMCLGINIQGASSLGPRAFRPAIIGAVQIVREKHPDIPIALMSPICCPPREENPNTVGFHLKRMREEVQAAAEALQTHGDQHVHYVDGLRVFGADYVHLLPDDLHPDAEGYRVMGKNFVAEVAEKFFV; encoded by the coding sequence ATGCAATTGAAGCCGGATGCACCACAATTGACTTGGCAGGGAGCTGTCTCCCTTCAAAAAACCGAAGATGGAATAATGCCGTGGCGGACACCGCATTCGTCGCATGTACTATTCCCGGAGCCGTTACTGGAACGCTCAGCGATGCCAGCAGGTGTTCGCATCAGTTTTCGGAGCAACACAACGCGGGTTTCGGGTAACATCACACCGCAGAAGGAAAGCGGCATGCTGGATCTCTGTTGTGATGGTGAAGTCATAGCATCGCTTGACTTGGCACAAAAGGACACCTTCGCTTTTGAAAATCTGCCCGATGGGGAAAAATTAATTGAGTTGTGGCTGCCGCAATTCGGAAGGTTTCAACTCCGCAGCTTGGAGATAGATGATGGCGCGACACTCAATGCGTTCACCGATACGAGACCGCGATGGGTGACTTATGGGAGTTCTATCACGCAGTGCCGAACGGCGGCATCGCCGACACAGACGTGGCCCGCAATCGTTGCCCGTACACACGGGCTGAATTTGACCTGTTTGGGTTATGGCGGACAGTGCCATCTCGATGCAATGGTGGCACGGATGATCCGAGATCTGCCCGCTAATTACATTTCAATGTGTCTCGGTATCAACATCCAAGGTGCATCCAGTTTGGGACCGCGAGCGTTTCGTCCTGCGATTATCGGAGCGGTTCAGATTGTCCGTGAGAAGCATCCAGATATCCCGATTGCGCTGATGTCGCCTATTTGTTGCCCACCGAGGGAGGAGAATCCAAACACTGTAGGATTTCATCTCAAACGGATGCGTGAAGAGGTGCAAGCCGCGGCCGAGGCACTTCAAACACACGGTGATCAGCATGTCCATTACGTTGATGGGTTGCGTGTCTTTGGTGCTGACTATGTTCACCTACTCCCGGACGACCTACATCCAGACGCTGAAGGTTACCGAGTTATGGGCAAGAATTTCGTCGCTGAAGTCGCCGAGAAGTTTTTTGTATAA
- a CDS encoding Gfo/Idh/MocA family oxidoreductase codes for MEPLKVGVIGCGVIGSRHLSIASEAPHIALVAAADLIEANRTNAAERFNPPKMYSNDLDLLNDDEVEAVVLAFPTQYRTEVALRAFERGKHVLIEKPIAMNAAEVEQLIAARGDLISGCCSSRNRFRAAAQLATQLITSGGLGELRSVHCRAIRGAGKEPDTPRPAWRLIKALNGGGILVNWGCYDLDYLLGITGWQLKPETVFAQTWTVPQVFQSHIAPGSDAETHYTALVRCEGGIVLSVERGEFMTMHTHEGWEIIGTEGSLKLTMGNDKSENVIYNRTTTEGGVESVTLAEAGEAPEPQHSTPLSDFAAGIRENRQPLTSLENALVVQKITDGIYASAETGNAVEIGG; via the coding sequence ATGGAACCCTTAAAAGTAGGTGTGATTGGGTGTGGTGTCATCGGAAGCAGACATCTCAGTATCGCATCGGAGGCACCACACATTGCGTTAGTTGCCGCAGCAGACTTGATCGAAGCAAACAGAACAAACGCCGCTGAACGCTTCAACCCACCCAAAATGTATAGCAACGACCTCGATCTACTCAACGATGATGAGGTTGAGGCAGTTGTCCTTGCGTTTCCGACGCAGTATCGGACAGAGGTCGCCTTGCGCGCCTTTGAAAGAGGCAAGCACGTCCTAATTGAAAAACCGATCGCGATGAACGCTGCTGAAGTCGAACAACTCATCGCGGCGCGGGGTGATTTAATTTCAGGATGTTGTTCTTCACGCAATCGTTTCAGGGCAGCCGCGCAGCTTGCGACGCAACTCATTACGTCAGGTGGTTTGGGAGAACTCCGCAGTGTCCACTGCCGCGCCATCAGAGGCGCAGGGAAGGAACCGGACACACCGCGTCCTGCTTGGCGGTTGATCAAGGCTCTCAACGGTGGGGGTATCCTTGTCAACTGGGGATGCTACGACCTTGACTATCTGCTCGGTATCACAGGATGGCAGCTCAAACCGGAGACTGTATTTGCCCAGACGTGGACGGTGCCGCAGGTATTCCAATCGCATATCGCTCCCGGTTCCGATGCTGAAACGCATTACACTGCGCTCGTTCGCTGTGAAGGAGGTATTGTGCTCAGCGTGGAACGCGGTGAGTTCATGACGATGCATACCCACGAAGGTTGGGAAATTATCGGCACAGAAGGCTCACTCAAGTTGACCATGGGTAATGATAAATCGGAAAACGTTATCTATAACCGCACAACAACAGAAGGCGGTGTAGAGTCCGTAACGCTCGCGGAAGCAGGCGAGGCACCGGAACCTCAACACAGCACACCGTTATCTGATTTCGCTGCCGGTATACGCGAAAATCGGCAACCTTTAACGAGTTTGGAAAACGCACTTGTTGTTCAGAAAATAACCGACGGGATTTACGCTTCTGCAGAGACAGGAAACGCTGTAGAAATAGGAGGATAA